Proteins encoded within one genomic window of Tamandua tetradactyla isolate mTamTet1 chromosome 11, mTamTet1.pri, whole genome shotgun sequence:
- the GNA15 gene encoding guanine nucleotide-binding protein subunit alpha-15 isoform X2 — protein sequence MARSLAWRCCPWCMTEDEKAAARVDQEINKILLQQKQRDRGEMKLLLLGTGESGKSTFIKQMRIIHGAGYSEDERRGFRPLIYQNVLVSMQAMLEAMERLHIPFSRPGSKKRCAAAIQWLWRDAGIRACYERRREFHLLDSAGYYLSHLERITEEDYIPTAQDVLRSRMPTTGINEYCFSVQKTNLRIVDVGGQKSERKKWIHCFENVIALIYLASLSEYDQCLEENNQENRMKESLALFGTILELPWFKSTSVILFLNKTDILEEKILTSHLATYFPSFQGPKQDAEAAKKFILDMYAGMYAGCVDGPDGSKKGPRSRRLFSHYTCATDTQNIRKVFKDVRDSVLARYLDEINLL from the exons atggcCCGGTCACTGGCCTGGCGCTGCTGCCCCTGGTGCATGACCGAGGACGAGAAGGCCGCGGCCCGGGTGGACCAGGAGATCAACAAGATTCTACTGCAACAGAAGCAACGGGACCGTGGGGAGAtgaagctgctgctgctgg GCACCGGGGAGAGCGGGAAGAGCACGTTCATCAAGCAAATGCGCATCATCCACGGTGCCGGCTACTCCGAGGACGAGCGCAGGGGCTTCCGGCCGCTCATCTACCAGAACGTCCTGGTCTCCATGCAAGCCATGCTTGAGGCTATGGAGCGCCTGCACATCCCCTTCAGCAGGCCCGGCAGCAAG AAGCGCTGTGCCGCCGCCATCCAATGGCTGTGGAGGGACGCCGGCATCCGGGCCTGCTATGAGCGGCGGCGGGAGTTCCACTTGCTAGACTCCGCCGGATA CTACCTGTCTCACCTGGAGCGCATCACAGAGGAGGACTACATCCCCACAGCCCAGGACGTGCTCCGCAGCCGCATGCCCACCACAGGCATCAACGAGTACTGCTTTTCTGTGCAGAAAACTAACCTGCG GATCGTCGACGTCGGGGGCCAGAAGTCAGAACGTAAGAAGTGGATCCACTGCTTCGAGAACGTGATTGCCCTCATCTACCTGGCATCACTGAGCGAGTATGACCAGTGTCTCGAGGAGAACAACCAGGAG AACCGGATGAAGGAGAGCTTGGCTCTGTTTGGCACCATCCTGGAACTCCCTTGGTTCAAAAGCACATCCGTCATCCTCTTCCTCAACAAGACCGACATCCTTGAGGAGAAGATCCTCACCTCCCACCTGGCCACCTACTTCCCCAGTTTCCAGG GACCGAAGCAGGATGCGGAGGCAGCCAAGAAGTTTATCCTGGACATGTATGCTGGGATGTACGCGGGCTGCGTGGACGGCCCCGACGGGAGCAAGAAGGGCCCGCGCTCGCGTCGCCTCTTCAGCCACTACACGTGCGCCACGGACACGCAGAACATCCGCAAGGTCTTCAAGGACGTTCGGGACTCGGTGCTTGCCCGCTATCTGGACGAGATCAACCTGCTGTGA
- the GNA15 gene encoding guanine nucleotide-binding protein subunit alpha-15 isoform X1 → MARSLAWRCCPWCMTEDEKAAARVDQEINKILLQQKQRDRGEMKLLLLGTGESGKSTFIKQMRIIHGAGYSEDERRGFRPLIYQNVLVSMQAMLEAMERLHIPFSRPGSKHHASLVMSQDPYKVTTFQKRCAAAIQWLWRDAGIRACYERRREFHLLDSAGYYLSHLERITEEDYIPTAQDVLRSRMPTTGINEYCFSVQKTNLRIVDVGGQKSERKKWIHCFENVIALIYLASLSEYDQCLEENNQENRMKESLALFGTILELPWFKSTSVILFLNKTDILEEKILTSHLATYFPSFQGPKQDAEAAKKFILDMYAGMYAGCVDGPDGSKKGPRSRRLFSHYTCATDTQNIRKVFKDVRDSVLARYLDEINLL, encoded by the exons atggcCCGGTCACTGGCCTGGCGCTGCTGCCCCTGGTGCATGACCGAGGACGAGAAGGCCGCGGCCCGGGTGGACCAGGAGATCAACAAGATTCTACTGCAACAGAAGCAACGGGACCGTGGGGAGAtgaagctgctgctgctgg GCACCGGGGAGAGCGGGAAGAGCACGTTCATCAAGCAAATGCGCATCATCCACGGTGCCGGCTACTCCGAGGACGAGCGCAGGGGCTTCCGGCCGCTCATCTACCAGAACGTCCTGGTCTCCATGCAAGCCATGCTTGAGGCTATGGAGCGCCTGCACATCCCCTTCAGCAGGCCCGGCAGCAAG CACCACGCGAGCCTGGTCATGAGCCAGGACCCCTATAAGGTGACCACCTTCCAGAAGCGCTGTGCCGCCGCCATCCAATGGCTGTGGAGGGACGCCGGCATCCGGGCCTGCTATGAGCGGCGGCGGGAGTTCCACTTGCTAGACTCCGCCGGATA CTACCTGTCTCACCTGGAGCGCATCACAGAGGAGGACTACATCCCCACAGCCCAGGACGTGCTCCGCAGCCGCATGCCCACCACAGGCATCAACGAGTACTGCTTTTCTGTGCAGAAAACTAACCTGCG GATCGTCGACGTCGGGGGCCAGAAGTCAGAACGTAAGAAGTGGATCCACTGCTTCGAGAACGTGATTGCCCTCATCTACCTGGCATCACTGAGCGAGTATGACCAGTGTCTCGAGGAGAACAACCAGGAG AACCGGATGAAGGAGAGCTTGGCTCTGTTTGGCACCATCCTGGAACTCCCTTGGTTCAAAAGCACATCCGTCATCCTCTTCCTCAACAAGACCGACATCCTTGAGGAGAAGATCCTCACCTCCCACCTGGCCACCTACTTCCCCAGTTTCCAGG GACCGAAGCAGGATGCGGAGGCAGCCAAGAAGTTTATCCTGGACATGTATGCTGGGATGTACGCGGGCTGCGTGGACGGCCCCGACGGGAGCAAGAAGGGCCCGCGCTCGCGTCGCCTCTTCAGCCACTACACGTGCGCCACGGACACGCAGAACATCCGCAAGGTCTTCAAGGACGTTCGGGACTCGGTGCTTGCCCGCTATCTGGACGAGATCAACCTGCTGTGA